A region from the Janthinobacterium agaricidamnosum genome encodes:
- the lptB gene encoding LPS export ABC transporter ATP-binding protein, translating to MDNTRCGSTLIVRGLQKTYGKRQVVHDVSLQVECGEVVGLLGPNGAGKTTSFYMIVGLVPSDGGSIDISGVDISSLPIHRRAQMGLSYLPQEASVFRKLTVEDNIRAVLEIQTVEGRPLKKAEIEERLDKLLADLQIEKLRENQALSLSGGERRRVEIARALATDPRFVLLDEPFAGVDPIAVIEIQRIVRFLKERNIGVLITDHNVRETLGICDRAYIINQGSVLASGRPDDIIANESVRRVYLGEHFRM from the coding sequence AGTCGTGCATGATGTCTCGCTGCAAGTCGAATGCGGCGAAGTGGTGGGGCTGCTGGGCCCGAACGGCGCCGGCAAGACCACCTCGTTCTACATGATCGTCGGCCTGGTGCCGTCGGATGGCGGCAGCATCGACATCAGCGGCGTGGACATTTCCAGCCTGCCGATCCACCGCCGCGCACAGATGGGCCTGTCGTATCTGCCGCAGGAGGCGTCCGTGTTCCGCAAGCTGACGGTGGAAGACAATATCCGCGCCGTGCTGGAAATCCAGACCGTCGAAGGCCGTCCTTTGAAGAAGGCCGAGATCGAGGAACGCCTGGATAAACTGCTGGCCGACTTGCAGATTGAAAAGTTGCGCGAGAACCAGGCGCTGTCCCTGTCGGGCGGGGAGCGCCGCCGCGTGGAAATCGCCCGCGCCCTGGCCACCGATCCCCGTTTCGTGCTGCTCGACGAACCGTTCGCCGGCGTCGACCCGATCGCCGTGATCGAGATCCAGCGCATCGTGCGCTTCTTGAAGGAGCGCAATATCGGCGTGCTGATCACCGATCATAATGTGCGCGAGACGCTGGGTATCTGCGACCGTGCCTACATCATCAACCAGGGCTCGGTACTGGCGTCGGGACGCCCCGACGACATCATCGCGAACGAGTCGGTACGCCGGGTCTATCTGGGCGAACACTTCCGCATGTAA